The Dysidea avara chromosome 11, odDysAvar1.4, whole genome shotgun sequence genome includes the window AGGGAAGAAATATAGCTAATAATTACTTTTTAGCTTTTTTCACTTTTTCTTTTGATTCTTGTTCTTCTATGAGTGACACTGCCTACACACAACATAAATATGATGGGTATTATATAGAGTATGCTGATATTAACCTTCCCAATGTCTCCAGATATTTCTTTTTCAGGCGCATAGTCGGTAACTTTCTCCAAATCTGCAGCACCAACGCTGTCGTGCGTTTTCTGACTCAAAGGGACTGCAGCCGCGggtgctgttgctgctgctactgccaTTCGTATCGATTGTGGGTCTGTATTAAAATGGGACCCGAGTTAGGATCTTTTACAAAGTGAGCTGCTACAAGATAAATATTGTATTTTACAGCATTGCATGACTAGTCTAGAACAGGTAACAGGTCACGCACTCGCTGATATTTCTGTACCACTTCTTTTAGAGCGCACCATGAGTGTGAATCTTCGTTTCTTTTTACCACAGCATCTAGTATAACTAACAAATACATCCAATGCGGTTACATGATGTTTACCAACTACTAATTCTACAATAAGCTGAGGTTCAGTTCCATATCCTAACTGTGGTGTCATAGGAACAGGAGGCAATCCCTTTGCCATCTGGTGTGACTGCTAAACCACTGACCAGAGATGCGTGTCCTCGTAAGATCCCCACAAATGTTCCCTTTAGTGTATCCCATAATCGTATTTCACAATCTTCATACCCTGCAAACAACAATCGGCCGCTCAGTGAGAAAACTAAATTAGTTACTGGTGACTTTGCTGCGTTTGTTTTGTACGTCATCAATTGCTGATCAGACCTCAAATCAAATAAGCAGC containing:
- the LOC136239127 gene encoding huntingtin-interacting protein K-like; amino-acid sequence: MAVAAATAPAAAVPLSQKTHDSVGAADLEKVTDYAPEKEISGDIGKAVSLIEEQESKEKVKKAKKDQELAKIKIRKEDVELIVKEFEISRTAAERSLRENEGDIIKALRALTD